The Cloeon dipterum chromosome 3, ieCloDipt1.1, whole genome shotgun sequence genome includes a region encoding these proteins:
- the LOC135940699 gene encoding uncharacterized protein LOC135940699 isoform X1, whose translation MAQIWNGFATALFVVLFYSVACQEEWEISQSRSPRAVLNFLPYTYIVSLLQAAQNCCDAPVLIPNYVQSQCGATATTRRYGGYRYRSRGRGFGGLFGTLVNGYGYQGRISNNGAAFTEQVLLNVCYADCAYQGLGLVNQSTFSSSASLNMDQISTLFSNATDYYPDWSDVVSNATDYCSSKASTSPRAIRTFSGRICSTYPLKFSICVRRYLLQNCLSDNTTQGTYLTRVILHGRVHENSRLTTLPARIRQHAIKCFSHANFRQPV comes from the exons ATGGCTCAGATATGGAATGGGTTTGCTACTGCTCTTTTCGTAGTGCTG ttttacaGTGTTGCGTGTCAAGAAGAATGGGAAATAa GTCAATCCCGCAGCCCTAGAGCTGTTCTAAATTTCCTCCCTTACACATACATCGTCAGTTTGCTGCAg GCAGCTCAGAATTGCTGCGATGCTCCGGTTTTGATTCCCAACTACGTGCAATCGCAGTGTGGCGCAACCGCAACAACACGACGCTATGGTGGCTACAGGTACAGGTCAAGAGGCAGGGGTTTCGGCGGTCTTTTCGGGACACTCGTCAATGGATATGGATACCAAGGCAGGATTTCAAACAATGGCGCAG CATTCACTGAGCAAGTCTTGCTGAACGTg TGCTATGCCGACTGCGCGTACCAAGGGCTGGGCCTTGTAAATCAATCCACCTTCTCGAGCTCTGCTTCCTTGAACATGGACCAAATCAGCACACTTTTTAGCAATGCCACGGATTACTATCCTGATTGGAGTGATGTCGTTTCAAATGCCACCGATTATTGCTCATCAAAAGCTTCGa CGTCACCGAGGGCAATTAGGACCTTTAGTGGCCGAATTTGCTCAACGTACCCGTTGAAATTCTCGATTTGCGTTAGGCGGTACCTTCTCCAG AATTGTCTGTCTGACAACACGACTCAAGGTACGTATTTGACACGTGTTATTTTGCACGGACGCGTGCATGAGAATTCAAGACTAACCACTCTCCCCGCGCGAATTAGGCAACACGCAATCAAATGCTTTTCTCATGCGAATTTCAGGCAGCCAGTGTGA
- the LOC135940500 gene encoding cuticle protein 10.6-like, whose product MFRFVALAALLAVANAGNLLAPAAYASPLAYGAYGAYAAPAYAAHAAYAPAYAPAAYAAPAVVKTVAPVATSYANTYKVAVKAPVVAAAPVAYAAHAPVVAAPAYASYAAPAYTSYAAPAVVKTAIAAPAYTSYAAPAYASYAAPAVVKTVAAAPAYTSYAAPAYASYAAPAYGAALIH is encoded by the exons ATGTTCAGATTT GTTGCTCTCGCCGCCCTCCTGGCCGTCGCCAACGCCGGAAACCTCCTGGCCCCCGCTGCCTATGCCAGCCCCCTGGCTTATGGAGCTTACGGAgcctacgccgcccccgcctacgcCGCCCACGCTGCGTACGCCCCCGCCTACGCCCCCGCTgcctacgccgcccccgccgtcGTTAAGACCGTCGCCCCCGTCGCCACCTCTTACGCCAACACCTACAAGGTCGCCGTCAAGGCCcccgtcgtcgccgccgcccccgtcgCCTACGCCGCTCACGCTCCTGTCgtcgccgcccccgcctacgcttcctacgccgcccccgcctacacctcctacgccgcccccgctgTCGTGAAGACCGCCATCGCTGCCCCTGCCTACACCTCGTACGCCGCCCCCGCTTACGCTTcctacgccgcccccgctgTCGTTAAGACCGTGgctgccgcccccgcctacaCCTCGTACGCTGCTCCCGCTTATGCTTcctacgccgcccccgcctacggCGCTGCCCTCATCCACTAA
- the LOC135940698 gene encoding cilia- and flagella-associated protein 91-like, whose amino-acid sequence MVILDFCDFPSRSLRLWCPRGNACVKPLTLQLAVCRNLWAKAEAGRMAHKRGCSVSPSRPHDYLYDPLFTVPTFKDFMKAANCAAREAAEIQLRPVFKNMFSELPHYPSVEVVVSNKSCFPQQVHKTLCSRVARRQFDRASEVNGIHRHKYFTSALEPTQECEYAPLVRRSSKPWTPSPLSTTYVVTRELKSLERPVTEPHMALMTASYRNNGTQTMQQQFLQQDHARVDFSGNPREAVAARMQQLREAGEERLRLAAKLRAEHAAAAQAQREASRARTKARWDERKEAELTKLMARHNREVRKLARDFNEVSVQSEIRAPRVEKSEHLELPIIQSLPVVAPSL is encoded by the exons ATGGTGATCCTCGACTTTTGTGATTTTCCTTCTCGCTCCCTGCGCTTGTGGTGCCCACGGGGGAATGCGTGCGTCAAACCACTAACGCTGCAACTAGCAGTCTGCCGGAATCTGTGGGCTAAAGCAGAGGCCGGAAGGATGGCCCACAAGAGGGGCTGCTCGGTGTCCCCCTCCAGACCCCATGACTATCTCTAcg ACCCTTTATTCACAGTGCCTACATTCAAAGATTTTATGAAGGCGGCCAACTGCGCGGCTAGAGAGGCAGCCGAAATT CAACTGCGGCCGGTTTTCAAAAACATGTTTAGCGAGCTGCCTCATTATCCGAGCGTGGAAGTCGTGGTGTCAAATAAGAGTTGCTTCCCACAACAAGTTCACAAAACTTTGTGCTCAAG GGTGGCCAGGAGACAATTCGATCGCGCCTCTGAAGTGAACGGAATCCATAggcacaaatattttacaag CGCCTTGGAACCAACGCAGGAGTGCGAATACGCGCCTTTGGTGAGGCGGTCTTCCAAGCCGTGGACTCCGTCGCCATTGAGCACCACCTACGTCGTCACCCGGGAGCTGAAGTCCCTCGAGCGGCCCGTGACCGAGCCACACATGGCCCTGATGACGGCCAGCTATCGCAACAACGGCACGCAAACAATGCAACAGCAGTTCCTGCAGCAGGATCATGCGAGAG TGGATTTCAGCGGCAACCCGAGGGAAGCAGTGGCCGCCAGGATGCAGCAGTTGCGGGAGGCGGGCGAGGAGAGACTGAGACTGGCGGCCAAACTGCGGGCCGAACACGCGGCGGCCGCGCAGGCCCAAAGGGAGGCCAGTAGGGCGAGGACCAAGGCTCGCTGGGACGAGCGCAAAGAGGCTGAGCTGACTAAACTTATGGCCAGACATAACAGAG AGGTGCGAAAACTGGCGAGGGACTTCAACGAGGTTAGCGTCCAGAGTGAAATCCGCGCACCCCGCGTCGAAAAAAGTGAGCATTTGGAACTGCCCATCATCCAAAGTCTACCTGTTGTCGCTCCGTCACTATGA
- the LOC135940699 gene encoding uncharacterized protein LOC135940699 isoform X2, which translates to MAQIWNGFATALFVVLFYSVACQEEWEISQSRSPRAVLNFLPYTYIVSLLQAAQNCCDAPVLIPNYVQSQCGATATTRRYGGYRYRSRGRGFGGLFGTLVNGYGYQGRISNNGAAFTEQVLLNVCYADCAYQGLGLVNQSTFSSSASLNMDQISTLFSNATDYYPDWSDVVSNATDYCSSKASTSPRAIRTFSGRICSTYPLKFSICVRRYLLQNCLSDNTTQGSQCDSAFSNLAAAADGFSLRPYFNTNSRYRLLL; encoded by the exons ATGGCTCAGATATGGAATGGGTTTGCTACTGCTCTTTTCGTAGTGCTG ttttacaGTGTTGCGTGTCAAGAAGAATGGGAAATAa GTCAATCCCGCAGCCCTAGAGCTGTTCTAAATTTCCTCCCTTACACATACATCGTCAGTTTGCTGCAg GCAGCTCAGAATTGCTGCGATGCTCCGGTTTTGATTCCCAACTACGTGCAATCGCAGTGTGGCGCAACCGCAACAACACGACGCTATGGTGGCTACAGGTACAGGTCAAGAGGCAGGGGTTTCGGCGGTCTTTTCGGGACACTCGTCAATGGATATGGATACCAAGGCAGGATTTCAAACAATGGCGCAG CATTCACTGAGCAAGTCTTGCTGAACGTg TGCTATGCCGACTGCGCGTACCAAGGGCTGGGCCTTGTAAATCAATCCACCTTCTCGAGCTCTGCTTCCTTGAACATGGACCAAATCAGCACACTTTTTAGCAATGCCACGGATTACTATCCTGATTGGAGTGATGTCGTTTCAAATGCCACCGATTATTGCTCATCAAAAGCTTCGa CGTCACCGAGGGCAATTAGGACCTTTAGTGGCCGAATTTGCTCAACGTACCCGTTGAAATTCTCGATTTGCGTTAGGCGGTACCTTCTCCAG AATTGTCTGTCTGACAACACGACTCAAG GCAGCCAGTGTGATAGTGCGTTCAGCAAcctcgcggccgccgccgatgGCTTCTCACTCAGACCCTACTTTAACACCAACTCGCGGTATAGGCTCCTGTTGTAG
- the LOC135940702 gene encoding hatching enzyme 1.2-like: protein METKLTATFLCAALAICAVFANPLPEEGSEFSEEDHDADIKRVRMLSLGRPDANVGMHVGRWNPESGINPEELGSYYEGDMLSLPTSQGRNGIINTYYRWPGAIVYYRIQGAFTVNQTALIQRAFDAYHANTCIRFKPYDGTQSNYLIIKSDNSGCWATVGRAGGMQYVNLQVPGCVTMVGTVIHELMHTIGFFHEQSRTDRNQHVNILWSNITPGREGNFDIRDSTAFGVTYDYASVMHYSSKAFSSNGLPTIQTINPAGASIGQRNGFSQKDIQKINAMYNCAV from the exons ATGGAGACGAAGCTTACCGCCACTTTCCTGTGCGCCGCACTCGCAATTTGTGCAGTTTTCGCGAATCCGCTGCCCGAGGAGGGCTCCGAGTTCAGTGAGGAAGACCATGACGCTGACATCAAGAGGGTTCGAATGTTGAGTCTGGGCAGGCCAGACGCGAATGTTG gCATGCACGTTGGAAGATGGAATCCAGAGTCAGGCATAAACCCGGAAGAATTGGGTTCGTATTATGAAGGTGACATGCTTTCCCTGCCAACCAGCCAAGGCAGAAACGGAATCATCAACACCTACTATCGGTGGCCAGGAGCAATCGTTTACTATAGAATCCAGGGAGCATTCA CTGTTAACCAGACGGCTCTGATCCAAAGAGCGTTCGACGCATACCACGCTAACACGTGCATCAGATTTAAGCCATACGACGGAACGCAGAGCAACTACTTGATCATCAAGAGCGACAACTCAGGGTGCTGGGCCACAGTCGGAAGGGCCGGAGGCATGCAGTACGTTAACCTGCAAGTTCCCGGCTGCGTCACTatg GTGGGCACGGTCATCCACGAGTTGATGCACACAATTGGCTTTTTCCACGAGCAGTCGCGTACCGACAGAAACCAACACGTGAACATTTTGTGGAGTAACATTACACCAG GTAGAGAAGGCAACTTTGATATCAGAGATTCGACTGCATTCGGCGTGACTTACGACTACGCTAGTGTTATGCACTATTCATCAAAGGCGTTTTCATCTAATGGTCTTCCCACAATTCAAACTATAAAT cCGGCTGGAGCTTCAATTGGACAGAGGAACGGATTCAGTCAAAAAGATATccagaaaattaatgcaatgTACAACTGCGCAGTCTGA
- the Elp3 gene encoding elongator complex protein 3 isoform X1, translating to MARDKGKTEKSHSEVLEEQQRSLAAITEIVTELAQAQREGRDVQLNRLKTKIASKHGLQNSPRLTEIIAAVPPELKKLLLPKLKAKPVRTASGIAVVAVMCKPHRCPHVSLTGNVCVYCPGGPDSDFEYSTQSYTGYEPTSMRAIRARYDPYLQTRHRVQQLEQLGHSVDKVEFIVMGGTFMSMPEDYRDYFIRNLHDALSGHRSSSVDEAVMYSERSRVKCIGLTIETRPDYCLKKHLSDMLKYGCTRLEVGVQSVYEDVARDTNRGHTVRAVSESFQLAKDSGFKVVSHMMPDLPNVDSERDLLQFQEFFENPAFRADGLKIYPTLVIRGTGLYELWRTGRYRSMPPSGLVQLVADILAMVPPWTRIYRVQRDIPMPLVTSGVEHGNLRELCLARLQEQGLSCRDVRTREVGITEIHRKVRPYQVELVRRDYMANGGWETFLAYEDPEQDILVGLLRLRKCTGQAFRPELKGGVSIVRELHVYGSVVPVSARDPTKFQHQGFGALLMEEAERIAREEHGAKKLAVISGVGTRNYYRKIGYSLDGPYMSKILV from the exons atggCCAGGGACAAAGGTAAAACAG AGAAATCGCACAGCGAAGTCCTGGAGGAGCAACAGCGGAGTCTGGCTGCCATCACCGAAATCGTGACCGAATTGGCCCAGGCGCAGAGGGAGGGCCGCGACGTCCAGTTGAACaggctgaaaaccaaaattgccTCTAAGCATGGTCTGCAAAACTCGCCTCGGCTCACGGAAATCATTGCCGCCGTGCCTCCAGAGCTGAAGAAGCTGCTCCTGCCCAAACTCAAGGCTAAGCCTGTCCGAACTGCCAGCGGa ATTGCTGTTGTGGCTGTGATGTGCAAGCCCCACCGTTGTCCTCACGTCAGCCTTACGGGAAATGTCTGCGTTTACTGCCCTGGTGGCCCAGACTCTGATTTTGAGTATTCAACTCAGTCCTACACCGGCTACGAACCTACATCGATGCGAGCGATCAGAGCCAGATATGACCCATATTTGCAGACCAGACACAGGGTGCAACag TTGGAGCAACTGGGCCACTCTGTGGACAAAGTCGAGTTTATTGTCATGGGAGGAACATTCATGAGTATGCCTGAAGACTACAGAGACTACTTCATTAGAAATCTCCATGATGCCTTGTCAGGGCATAGAAGTTCATCTGTAGACGAAGCAGTAAT GTACAGTGAGAGGAGTCGTGTAAAGTGCATTGGGCTAACAATCGAGACGCGGCCCGACTACTGCCTGAAGAAGCACCTGTCCGACATGCTAAAGTACGGCTGCACCAGACTGGAAGTGGGCGTGCAGTCTGTGTACGAGGACGTGGCCCGCGACACCAACAGAGGCCACACGGTGAGAGCAGTGAGCGAGTCTTTCCAACTGGCCAAAGATTCTGGCTTCAAGGTCGTGTCGCACATGATGCCCGACTTGCCCAACGTCGATTCTGAGAGGGACCTTTTGCAGTTCCAA GAGTTTTTTGAAAACCCGGCATTCAGAGCTGATGGCCTGAAAATTTACCCGACCCTAGTGATCAGAGGGACTGGCTTGTATGAGCTGTGGCGAACTGGCCGGTACCGTAGCATGCCGCCAAGTGGACTGGTCCAGTTGGTGGCAGATATTTTGGCTATGGTACCCCCGTGGACCAGGATTTACAGGGTGCAGCGAGACATTCCAATGCCGCTTGTGAC GTCAGGCGTAGAGCATGGAAATTTGAGAGAGCTGTGCCTGGCTCGATTGCAAGAGCAGGGACTCAGCTGCAGGGACGTAAGGACAAGAGAGGTTGGCATTACTGAAATCCACAGAAAAGTTCGTCCATAtcag gTTGAACTTGTAAGACGTGACTACATGGCTAACGGCGGCTGGGAGACGTTTCTCGCCTACGAGGACCCTGAGCAAGACATCCTGGTAGGGCTGCTGCGGCTTCGCAAGTGCACAGGGCAAGCCTTCCGGCCAGAGCTAAAGGGCGGCGTTTCCATCGTTCGAGAGCTGCACGTTTACGGCTCCGTGGTGCCAGTCTCTGCAAGGGACCCTACCAAGTTCCAGCACCAAGGATTTGGAGCCCTACTTATGGAGGAAGCTGAAAGGATCGCTCGGGAAGAACATGGGGCTAAGAAATTGGCCGTGATTTCTGGCGTAGGAACTAGAAATTATTACAGGAAAATCGGGTACTCGCTCGATGGACCTTACATGTCCAAGATTCTTGTTTAA
- the Elp3 gene encoding elongator complex protein 3 isoform X2 yields the protein MARDKEKSHSEVLEEQQRSLAAITEIVTELAQAQREGRDVQLNRLKTKIASKHGLQNSPRLTEIIAAVPPELKKLLLPKLKAKPVRTASGIAVVAVMCKPHRCPHVSLTGNVCVYCPGGPDSDFEYSTQSYTGYEPTSMRAIRARYDPYLQTRHRVQQLEQLGHSVDKVEFIVMGGTFMSMPEDYRDYFIRNLHDALSGHRSSSVDEAVMYSERSRVKCIGLTIETRPDYCLKKHLSDMLKYGCTRLEVGVQSVYEDVARDTNRGHTVRAVSESFQLAKDSGFKVVSHMMPDLPNVDSERDLLQFQEFFENPAFRADGLKIYPTLVIRGTGLYELWRTGRYRSMPPSGLVQLVADILAMVPPWTRIYRVQRDIPMPLVTSGVEHGNLRELCLARLQEQGLSCRDVRTREVGITEIHRKVRPYQVELVRRDYMANGGWETFLAYEDPEQDILVGLLRLRKCTGQAFRPELKGGVSIVRELHVYGSVVPVSARDPTKFQHQGFGALLMEEAERIAREEHGAKKLAVISGVGTRNYYRKIGYSLDGPYMSKILV from the exons atggCCAGGGACAAAG AGAAATCGCACAGCGAAGTCCTGGAGGAGCAACAGCGGAGTCTGGCTGCCATCACCGAAATCGTGACCGAATTGGCCCAGGCGCAGAGGGAGGGCCGCGACGTCCAGTTGAACaggctgaaaaccaaaattgccTCTAAGCATGGTCTGCAAAACTCGCCTCGGCTCACGGAAATCATTGCCGCCGTGCCTCCAGAGCTGAAGAAGCTGCTCCTGCCCAAACTCAAGGCTAAGCCTGTCCGAACTGCCAGCGGa ATTGCTGTTGTGGCTGTGATGTGCAAGCCCCACCGTTGTCCTCACGTCAGCCTTACGGGAAATGTCTGCGTTTACTGCCCTGGTGGCCCAGACTCTGATTTTGAGTATTCAACTCAGTCCTACACCGGCTACGAACCTACATCGATGCGAGCGATCAGAGCCAGATATGACCCATATTTGCAGACCAGACACAGGGTGCAACag TTGGAGCAACTGGGCCACTCTGTGGACAAAGTCGAGTTTATTGTCATGGGAGGAACATTCATGAGTATGCCTGAAGACTACAGAGACTACTTCATTAGAAATCTCCATGATGCCTTGTCAGGGCATAGAAGTTCATCTGTAGACGAAGCAGTAAT GTACAGTGAGAGGAGTCGTGTAAAGTGCATTGGGCTAACAATCGAGACGCGGCCCGACTACTGCCTGAAGAAGCACCTGTCCGACATGCTAAAGTACGGCTGCACCAGACTGGAAGTGGGCGTGCAGTCTGTGTACGAGGACGTGGCCCGCGACACCAACAGAGGCCACACGGTGAGAGCAGTGAGCGAGTCTTTCCAACTGGCCAAAGATTCTGGCTTCAAGGTCGTGTCGCACATGATGCCCGACTTGCCCAACGTCGATTCTGAGAGGGACCTTTTGCAGTTCCAA GAGTTTTTTGAAAACCCGGCATTCAGAGCTGATGGCCTGAAAATTTACCCGACCCTAGTGATCAGAGGGACTGGCTTGTATGAGCTGTGGCGAACTGGCCGGTACCGTAGCATGCCGCCAAGTGGACTGGTCCAGTTGGTGGCAGATATTTTGGCTATGGTACCCCCGTGGACCAGGATTTACAGGGTGCAGCGAGACATTCCAATGCCGCTTGTGAC GTCAGGCGTAGAGCATGGAAATTTGAGAGAGCTGTGCCTGGCTCGATTGCAAGAGCAGGGACTCAGCTGCAGGGACGTAAGGACAAGAGAGGTTGGCATTACTGAAATCCACAGAAAAGTTCGTCCATAtcag gTTGAACTTGTAAGACGTGACTACATGGCTAACGGCGGCTGGGAGACGTTTCTCGCCTACGAGGACCCTGAGCAAGACATCCTGGTAGGGCTGCTGCGGCTTCGCAAGTGCACAGGGCAAGCCTTCCGGCCAGAGCTAAAGGGCGGCGTTTCCATCGTTCGAGAGCTGCACGTTTACGGCTCCGTGGTGCCAGTCTCTGCAAGGGACCCTACCAAGTTCCAGCACCAAGGATTTGGAGCCCTACTTATGGAGGAAGCTGAAAGGATCGCTCGGGAAGAACATGGGGCTAAGAAATTGGCCGTGATTTCTGGCGTAGGAACTAGAAATTATTACAGGAAAATCGGGTACTCGCTCGATGGACCTTACATGTCCAAGATTCTTGTTTAA